The Prosthecomicrobium sp. N25 nucleotide sequence CAGCCGGGGCGACCGCGTTTTCGAGGACCATGGGCGATGTCTCTTCCGAGCGGTTCCTGCCCATGGAATAGGCGGAACGCACGCCCTTGGATAGGCGCATCCGGCGATTGCCGCCATGCGCGCGCGGCTCAGATCAGGACGACGCTGCGCTCCCGAGCCTCGTTCGCACCGATGCCCGAGGCCGACGGCAGGCCCAGCAGATCGCCGGCCTCGACCTGGTTGCGCCCCTTCGCCTTCGCGCTGTAGAGGGCCTCGTCGGCTTCGCGCAGCCCCTCCGAAAGGGCCATGCCGCCCACGCAGAGCGCGATGCCGATCGACACGGTGACGGGGATGGGGCCGCTGCGGGTGGAAACCGGGCGGCCGGCGATCGTCGTCCGCAAGCCCTCCGCCAGCGCGAGGAGGCCGTCGGCGTCCCGTCCGGGTGCAACGACGGCGAACTCCTCGCCGCCGAGCCGGCCCGCCACGGCCTTCAGCGCCGCAATGTCCCGGGCCACCGAGCGGATCACGTCGTCGCCGGCCTCGTGCCCGTAGGTGTCGTTGACGCGCTTGAAGAAATCGATGTCGATCATCAGGAGCCCGAGCGGCGCGCCCCGCGCGCCCGCGAGCGCATCGCCGGCGGCGGCCAGGAAGGCACGCCGGTTCAGCAGGTCCGTGAGGGAGTCGTGGTTGGCGAGGCGGATCAGCTCCGCCTGGGCGTTGCGGATTCTCTCGGCGGCACGCAGTCGCGCGGACAGCTCTTCGGCATGCGGCGGCTTGTTGATGAAGTCGTCCGCGCCGCTGTCGAGCGCCTCGGCCAGCCGCTCGTGCCCCGCATGGGACGACATGGCGAGGATGTGGATGGGATGGCTGTTCCGGTCGACGAGGCGGACGTTCCAGCACAGCTCGAACCCGCTCATCCGCGGCAATTCGAGGCTGGTGATCAGCACGTCCACATCGTCGTGGCCCACAATCCAATCGAGTGCGCTCTCGCCGTCCGT carries:
- a CDS encoding GGDEF domain-containing response regulator; this encodes MKVVVVDSSRVVLKIMRNLLATCGHDATGFTDGESALDWIVGHDDVDVLITSLELPRMSGFELCWNVRLVDRNSHPIHILAMSSHAGHERLAEALDSGADDFINKPPHAEELSARLRAAERIRNAQAELIRLANHDSLTDLLNRRAFLAAAGDALAGARGAPLGLLMIDIDFFKRVNDTYGHEAGDDVIRSVARDIAALKAVAGRLGGEEFAVVAPGRDADGLLALAEGLRTTIAGRPVSTRSGPIPVTVSIGIALCVGGMALSEGLREADEALYSAKAKGRNQVEAGDLLGLPSASGIGANEARERSVVLI